Below is a genomic region from Caulobacter rhizosphaerae.
ATGATCGCGCCGATGAAGCCCACACCGTTCATGTCGTTGTTTCCTGACAGCCAAGGTTGTTAGGGAAAATGCCCGAGAACGCGGTTGGTTGCTAGCGCGCGGTGTCGACCCGGGCCACCACGCTCATCCCCGGACGCAGGCGGGCGACGGCGTCCTGGCCGGGATCCAGGGCGATGCGGGTCGGCAGGCGCTGGACCACCTTGGTGAAATTGCCCGTGGCGTTGTCGGGCTTGATCACCGCGAACTCCGAGCCGGTGGCCGGGCCCAGCCGCTCGACATGGCCGCGCAGCTTCAGCCCGCCCAGCCCGTCGACCTGGACCACCGCCGGCTGGCCGACGCGGATGCGGGCCGTCTGGGTTTCCTTGAAATTGGCGGTCACCCAGGTCTGGCGCGGCACGATGCCCATCAGCTGGGTCCCCACGGCGACGTACTGGCCCAGCTTGACCCCGACCTCGCCCACCGCCCCGTCCTCGGGCGCGCGGATGGTGGTGTTGGCCAGGTCGATGCGGGCCAGCTCGACGGCGGCGCGGGCGTTGGCGAGCGTCGCCTCCAGCCCCTCGCGGTTGACCTTGGTCGTGGCCAGGGCCTGGCGGGCGATGTCGATGTTGGCCTGGGCCTGGGCGACGCTGGCCGTGGCCTGGCGCTGGGCCACCCGCAGCACGTCGCGCTGGCTGGGGGCCAGCCAGCCCTGGGCCAGCAGCGGCTCGGCCCGACGGATGTCGACCTCGGCCTTGGCCAGGGCGGCCTGGCTGCTGCTGGCCTGGGCCTCGGCGAGGCGGATCTGGGCGGCGTTGCTGGTCTGGGCCTGGAGGTTGGCGTCGAGCGCCGCCTGGGCCGACTGCACGCTGGCTTCGGCCTGGGCCAGCCTCTGGCGATAGATGCGGTCGTCGATCTGGACCAGCGCCTGACCGGCCTTCACGGGCTGGAAGTCCTTGACCGCCACGGCCGTCACATAGCCATCGACCTTGGGGGCCAGCAGGGTGACATAGCCGCGGACATAGGCGTTCTCGGTGCTCTGCACCGCGCC
It encodes:
- a CDS encoding HlyD family secretion protein, yielding MSDSQAPQPVPPPPKRLWSRAAVPVIVAGIGGVLLVLYAWKLPPFTGAVQSTENAYVRGYVTLLAPKVDGYVTAVAVKDFQPVKAGQALVQIDDRIYRQRLAQAEASVQSAQAALDANLQAQTSNAAQIRLAEAQASSSQAALAKAEVDIRRAEPLLAQGWLAPSQRDVLRVAQRQATASVAQAQANIDIARQALATTKVNREGLEATLANARAAVELARIDLANTTIRAPEDGAVGEVGVKLGQYVAVGTQLMGIVPRQTWVTANFKETQTARIRVGQPAVVQVDGLGGLKLRGHVERLGPATGSEFAVIKPDNATGNFTKVVQRLPTRIALDPGQDAVARLRPGMSVVARVDTAR